A window of Streptomyces gilvosporeus contains these coding sequences:
- the alr gene encoding alanine racemase — protein MNETAKRARAVIDLAAVRSNVRTLRGRAPGAELMAVVKSDGYGHGAVPCARAAREAGAAWLGTALPEEAFALRAAGDTGRLLCWLWTPGGPWARAIEQDIDVTVSGLWALREVTEAARACGRTARVQLKTDSGLGRNGCQPADWPELTAAAAKAEADGAVRITGVWSHFACADEPGHPSIALQLAAFQDALAVAEAAGLRPEVRHLANTPALLTLPESHYDLVRAGIGIYGVSPNADLGTPQDFGLRPAMTLEASLASVKRAPGGHGVSYGHHYTTPGDTTLALVPLGYADGIPRHASGTGPVLVAGKRRTVAGRVAMDQFVVDLDGDVAEPGDTAVLFGPGDRGEPIAEDWARAAGTIGYEIVTRIGSRVPRLYVDTDAPDGPGADAGGARRAGDVNMPVAQASVRHTPDMDAAGMDTCAVDTDTEGDPKGTGGAV, from the coding sequence ATGAACGAGACAGCGAAGCGGGCCCGCGCCGTGATCGACCTCGCCGCCGTGCGGTCGAATGTGCGTACGCTGCGAGGCCGCGCACCCGGTGCAGAGCTGATGGCCGTCGTCAAGTCCGACGGCTACGGACACGGCGCGGTGCCCTGTGCCCGCGCCGCCCGCGAAGCGGGAGCGGCCTGGCTGGGCACCGCCCTGCCCGAGGAGGCGTTCGCGCTGCGCGCGGCCGGTGACACCGGCCGGCTGCTGTGCTGGCTGTGGACACCGGGCGGCCCGTGGGCCCGTGCCATCGAGCAGGACATCGATGTGACGGTCAGCGGTCTGTGGGCGCTGCGCGAGGTCACCGAGGCGGCCCGCGCCTGCGGCCGTACGGCCCGGGTCCAGCTCAAGACCGACAGCGGGCTGGGCCGCAACGGCTGCCAGCCCGCCGACTGGCCCGAGCTGACCGCGGCGGCCGCCAAGGCCGAGGCCGACGGCGCCGTCAGGATCACCGGGGTGTGGTCCCACTTCGCCTGCGCCGATGAGCCCGGCCATCCCTCGATCGCGCTCCAGCTGGCCGCCTTCCAGGACGCGCTGGCCGTCGCCGAGGCCGCCGGGCTGCGCCCCGAGGTACGGCATCTGGCCAACACCCCGGCGCTGCTGACCCTCCCCGAGTCGCACTACGACCTGGTGCGCGCCGGAATCGGCATCTACGGCGTCTCGCCCAACGCCGACCTGGGCACACCCCAGGACTTCGGGCTGCGCCCCGCGATGACCCTGGAGGCGTCGCTGGCGTCGGTCAAACGCGCCCCGGGCGGCCACGGCGTCTCCTACGGGCACCACTACACGACCCCCGGTGACACCACCCTCGCGCTGGTCCCGCTCGGCTATGCCGACGGCATCCCGCGGCACGCCTCCGGCACCGGCCCGGTGCTGGTGGCGGGCAAGCGGCGCACCGTCGCCGGACGGGTGGCGATGGACCAGTTCGTGGTCGATCTGGACGGGGACGTCGCCGAGCCGGGCGATACGGCGGTGCTGTTCGGGCCGGGCGACCGCGGCGAGCCGATCGCCGAGGACTGGGCCCGCGCGGCCGGCACCATCGGCTACGAGATCGTCACCAGGATCGGCTCGCGGGTGCCGCGGCTGTATGTGGACACCGACGCCCCGGACGGCCCGGGTGCGGACGCCGGTGGCGCGCGGCGCGCCGGTGACGTGAATATGCCGGTCGCGCAGGCGTCTGTGCGGCATACGCCTGACATGGATGCGGCCGGCATGGATACATGTGCCGTGGACACCGATACCGAAGGGGATCCGAAGGGTACGGGGGGTGCGGTATGA